In a single window of the Terriglobus roseus genome:
- a CDS encoding DUF3298 domain-containing protein: protein MSLRPIALVFAALAASCVSSYAASFDCAKAVRPIEKVICGDAKLSAADSGMAAAYRAGLPRLSSAGIGLLRADQVQWLAWSQQVCKVDEPEHPKAAACLQPLYADRAKQLRSAISVVDGLTLLKRTQFLAMPVQAEEAFGTPEIPGFGTLQASWPRADSDDPAWIAWSAAVEAHMLRMAGAGEQQGTVQGKRKLPFSWVDEMAEAQDTTLEAHLRSVDHGRVTAMLHANGMGHGAAHPFETSESMTWLLDAKRTLRAEDVFAGEAWKQIVGALCWDQLQKWSGKQYLFEQVNGPSAPDLQKVIADPTNWTLEKDGLHIGYPDYTIAPRVAQPEDAVLPWEQLKPVLAAGFVTP, encoded by the coding sequence ATGTCACTCCGTCCCATCGCGCTGGTCTTTGCCGCGCTCGCTGCCTCCTGTGTGTCGTCTTACGCTGCAAGTTTCGACTGCGCGAAAGCCGTACGTCCCATTGAGAAAGTTATCTGTGGCGACGCGAAGCTCAGTGCCGCGGACTCGGGCATGGCCGCGGCGTATCGTGCCGGTTTGCCCCGCTTGTCGTCCGCTGGCATTGGGCTTTTGCGGGCCGACCAGGTGCAGTGGCTGGCCTGGTCCCAGCAGGTCTGCAAGGTGGATGAGCCAGAACATCCGAAGGCCGCTGCATGTCTGCAACCGCTGTACGCGGACCGCGCGAAGCAGCTCCGTTCTGCAATCTCCGTGGTCGATGGTCTGACACTGCTGAAGCGCACGCAGTTCCTGGCGATGCCGGTGCAGGCGGAGGAAGCTTTCGGCACACCAGAGATCCCGGGATTTGGCACGCTGCAGGCAAGCTGGCCGCGCGCAGACTCGGACGATCCAGCATGGATCGCGTGGAGCGCAGCGGTGGAAGCTCACATGCTGAGGATGGCCGGTGCGGGCGAGCAGCAGGGAACTGTGCAGGGCAAGCGCAAGCTGCCGTTCTCATGGGTGGACGAGATGGCGGAGGCGCAGGACACAACGCTGGAAGCGCATCTACGCAGCGTGGACCATGGGCGCGTGACGGCCATGCTGCACGCGAACGGTATGGGACACGGAGCCGCTCATCCCTTTGAGACTTCCGAGTCGATGACCTGGCTGCTGGATGCAAAGCGCACGCTGCGTGCCGAGGATGTCTTCGCAGGGGAGGCGTGGAAGCAGATTGTAGGAGCGCTTTGCTGGGATCAGTTGCAGAAGTGGTCCGGGAAGCAGTATCTGTTCGAACAGGTGAACGGCCCCAGTGCTCCCGATCTGCAAAAGGTCATCGCCGATCCCACGAACTGGACGTTGGAGAAGGATGGCCTCCACATCGGCTATCCCGATTACACCATCGCGCCTCGCGTGGCCCAGCCGGAGGATGCGGTGCTGCCCTGGGAGCAATTGAAGCCGGTGCTGGCGGCGGGATTTGTCACTCCGTAA
- a CDS encoding cold-shock protein produces the protein MEQGNVKWFNDAKGFGFISRDNGEDVFVHHTAIQSQGFRSLQEGQRVTFNVVKGPKGWQAENVSPA, from the coding sequence ATGGAACAGGGTAATGTGAAGTGGTTCAACGATGCTAAGGGCTTCGGATTCATCTCGCGCGATAACGGCGAGGACGTATTCGTCCACCACACCGCCATCCAGTCGCAGGGCTTCCGCTCGCTGCAGGAAGGCCAACGCGTCACCTTCAATGTAGTGAAGGGACCGAAGGGCTGGCAGGCTGAGAACGTTTCGCCGGCGTAA
- a CDS encoding ester cyclase: MSKEANIATATKMGDAINSGKLEQFHDVFAADVVDHDPAPDQGKGPEGFIGFFTQFRAAFPDLKIAVDHLVADEDNIAIAYTVTGTQDGPFQGIPATGKKIKARGLQIAKFNSDAKIKERWGSSDQLGILEQIGATKPTKTMGEPPAISGASA, translated from the coding sequence ATGAGCAAGGAAGCAAACATCGCAACAGCAACGAAGATGGGCGATGCCATCAACTCCGGCAAGCTGGAGCAGTTTCACGACGTATTCGCTGCAGACGTGGTCGACCACGATCCGGCTCCGGATCAGGGCAAGGGGCCCGAGGGCTTCATCGGCTTCTTCACCCAGTTCCGCGCGGCGTTTCCTGATCTGAAGATTGCCGTGGATCACCTGGTCGCGGACGAGGACAACATCGCCATCGCGTACACAGTCACCGGCACGCAGGACGGTCCGTTCCAAGGCATCCCCGCAACCGGCAAGAAGATCAAGGCACGCGGTCTGCAGATCGCCAAGTTCAACAGCGACGCAAAGATCAAAGAACGCTGGGGCAGCTCAGACCAACTGGGCATCCTGGAGCAGATCGGCGCCACCAAGCCGACGAAGACCATGGGCGAGCCGCCGGCAATCTCGGGCGCTTCCGCTTAG
- a CDS encoding Gfo/Idh/MocA family protein, translated as MSLLSWLKRPAASTPDRFGFAVVGLGHIAGYFLDALRDSPTVAVPALVSGDASKATSMAKKYGATRTYTYADFDRIADDPAIHAVYLALPVSQHREFTERAAAAGKHVLCEKPMAPTAADARAMIAACAAANVRLSIAYRCPFDPAHQQARRLVQDGALGETASLHIASGFGFELKPGWRTEPGLAGGGSLYDVGIYPLNASRYLLGEDPNAVPYAKAMTDAQGLERSVAWTSSFPSGARADCRSSYVQEIADTLRIEGEHGWLELNPAFTHRGRLHLRGSYTGADGRKVALDAPSPRSLPSHFRLEAEHLGAVVREGVELITPGEDGLADMVAMEAIYAAAGVRLP; from the coding sequence ATGTCACTCCTTTCATGGCTCAAACGCCCGGCTGCTTCCACCCCTGACAGATTCGGCTTTGCCGTGGTCGGCCTTGGCCACATTGCGGGCTATTTCCTGGACGCCCTGCGCGATTCGCCAACCGTCGCCGTCCCGGCGCTTGTCAGCGGAGACGCATCAAAAGCGACTTCGATGGCTAAAAAGTATGGAGCGACCCGCACCTATACTTATGCGGACTTCGACCGCATCGCCGACGACCCCGCTATCCACGCCGTCTACCTGGCGCTACCGGTCAGCCAGCATCGCGAGTTCACGGAGCGAGCCGCCGCCGCGGGCAAGCACGTACTGTGCGAAAAGCCCATGGCCCCGACCGCGGCTGATGCCCGAGCCATGATTGCTGCCTGCGCCGCAGCGAACGTGCGCCTTAGCATCGCCTATCGCTGTCCCTTCGACCCGGCCCATCAACAGGCCCGCAGGCTCGTGCAGGATGGAGCACTTGGAGAGACGGCCAGCCTCCACATCGCCTCCGGCTTCGGCTTCGAGCTGAAGCCGGGCTGGCGCACGGAGCCGGGACTTGCCGGGGGAGGATCCCTCTACGACGTCGGCATCTATCCGCTCAACGCCTCGCGCTACCTGCTGGGCGAAGATCCGAACGCTGTGCCGTACGCCAAGGCAATGACCGACGCGCAGGGGCTGGAACGCTCTGTCGCCTGGACGAGCAGCTTCCCTTCCGGCGCCCGTGCAGACTGCCGATCGTCCTACGTGCAGGAAATTGCCGACACGCTCCGCATTGAGGGCGAGCATGGCTGGCTTGAGCTGAATCCAGCGTTCACCCATCGCGGTCGATTGCATCTGCGCGGCAGCTATACCGGCGCCGACGGACGCAAAGTCGCCCTTGACGCCCCCTCACCGAGGAGCCTGCCATCGCACTTCCGTCTTGAGGCGGAGCATCTGGGTGCAGTGGTCCGTGAGGGAGTGGAACTGATCACACCCGGCGAGGACGGCCTTGCCGACATGGTTGCCATGGAGGCGATCTACGCTGCTGCGGGCGTCCGGCTACCATAA
- a CDS encoding right-handed parallel beta-helix repeat-containing protein, with the protein MLLALCSAAPLHGEDLYVSPRGADTNPGTKARPFASLERARDAARAARHDAPITIWLRAGEYRRTTTFALTSADSGTAMAPVIYRAMPGEKVRLVGGAPITHFRKWHDKILRADLRAQGITNYGEIVSRGMGRPNLAALELFFQGRPMTLARWPNTGWAYTAAATRDKSQNQFAYEGERAARWAKAPDAWVHGYWYYDWADHYERITAIDTAHHVIDTAAPNPNYNYRAGQRWQLVNVLEELDEPGEWYLDRAAGVLYFWPPSPIASGTAEVSLLDKPLVSVEGASYVEFHDMDFALTRADGIVFQDGDHDRIQHCTIANTGNAGVVIRGGAGDAVEDSEIRATGDGGIVLDGGDRRTLTAAAHVAARNHIHDYARWSRTYTPAINVSGVGNRVTGNTIDHAPHFAIWVHGNEHLIEANDIHTVAMETADASAYYIGADTTERGNTVRDNYFHNLGLGDINAIYLDDESSGSFVTGNVIRGSARGVKIGGGNDNVLEQNRFVDDDIGVHFDARGMGWQKAYFDGTNPALLNRLKAMPYKEEPWRSRYPQLLQFLDQPPGMPTGNAIHDNQCWCRVWVDYRDKLTEKNMDSSGNQIHPQGPVWNPAWIRGMGLAIDTPQVARRLTEVSPTQAKLTIENQGRSTQTGTFQMWTDQGAEGGTIAPTEIPFSLKPGEKTERMITVQHGSPIRLGAYLKGESFVPSGIPMK; encoded by the coding sequence TTGTTGCTGGCGCTTTGTTCTGCAGCGCCGCTTCATGGGGAAGACCTGTATGTTTCACCCAGGGGAGCGGACACAAATCCCGGCACAAAGGCGCGGCCTTTTGCATCACTCGAACGAGCGCGGGACGCAGCACGCGCCGCGAGGCATGATGCACCCATCACCATCTGGCTGCGAGCCGGAGAATACCGCCGGACAACGACATTCGCACTGACTTCCGCAGATAGCGGAACTGCGATGGCGCCCGTGATCTATCGCGCCATGCCGGGCGAGAAGGTGCGCCTCGTTGGCGGCGCGCCGATCACTCACTTCAGAAAATGGCACGATAAGATCCTGCGCGCGGATTTGCGTGCACAGGGCATCACGAACTATGGAGAGATCGTCTCGCGCGGCATGGGGCGGCCGAACCTTGCCGCGTTGGAGTTGTTCTTCCAGGGGCGGCCGATGACGCTGGCCCGATGGCCGAACACAGGCTGGGCCTACACCGCCGCAGCCACAAGGGATAAGTCCCAGAACCAGTTTGCTTATGAGGGTGAGCGCGCGGCACGGTGGGCAAAGGCTCCCGATGCATGGGTTCACGGCTATTGGTATTACGACTGGGCCGATCATTACGAACGCATCACTGCCATTGATACGGCTCACCATGTGATCGACACCGCAGCGCCCAATCCGAATTACAACTACAGGGCCGGGCAGCGCTGGCAGTTAGTGAATGTGCTGGAGGAACTGGACGAGCCGGGTGAGTGGTATCTGGACCGCGCGGCGGGTGTCCTGTACTTCTGGCCGCCGTCTCCCATTGCCTCTGGAACGGCGGAGGTCTCCCTGCTCGATAAGCCACTGGTCAGTGTGGAAGGTGCTTCGTACGTGGAGTTCCACGACATGGATTTTGCACTGACTCGTGCCGACGGGATCGTCTTTCAGGACGGCGACCATGACCGCATTCAACATTGCACGATTGCCAATACCGGTAACGCAGGCGTGGTCATCCGCGGCGGAGCAGGGGATGCGGTCGAAGACTCGGAGATTCGCGCAACGGGTGATGGCGGTATTGTTCTCGATGGTGGCGATCGCAGAACCCTCACGGCAGCGGCGCACGTCGCAGCGCGTAATCACATTCACGACTACGCTCGCTGGTCGCGTACCTATACGCCGGCGATTAACGTGTCAGGCGTGGGGAATCGCGTTACCGGCAACACCATTGACCATGCACCCCACTTTGCCATCTGGGTGCATGGGAACGAGCACCTTATCGAAGCGAACGACATCCATACCGTGGCCATGGAGACGGCCGACGCAAGCGCCTATTACATCGGCGCGGACACCACGGAGCGTGGCAACACGGTACGCGACAACTACTTTCATAATCTCGGCCTGGGAGATATCAACGCGATCTATCTGGATGACGAATCGAGTGGGTCCTTCGTGACAGGCAATGTCATTCGGGGATCCGCTCGGGGTGTGAAGATCGGCGGCGGTAACGACAATGTTCTGGAGCAGAACCGCTTCGTCGACGATGACATCGGCGTCCACTTCGACGCACGCGGCATGGGCTGGCAGAAGGCTTACTTTGATGGGACCAACCCGGCACTCCTGAACCGGTTGAAGGCGATGCCCTACAAGGAAGAACCATGGCGCAGCCGCTATCCGCAACTGCTGCAATTCCTGGACCAGCCGCCGGGCATGCCGACAGGCAACGCCATCCACGACAACCAGTGCTGGTGCAGAGTATGGGTGGATTATCGCGACAAGTTGACGGAGAAAAACATGGACTCCTCCGGCAACCAGATCCATCCGCAAGGACCCGTATGGAACCCGGCATGGATCCGAGGCATGGGGCTTGCCATCGATACACCGCAGGTCGCGCGCCGGTTGACGGAAGTGAGCCCAACGCAAGCAAAGCTGACGATCGAAAACCAGGGACGCAGCACGCAGACCGGCACCTTTCAGATGTGGACCGACCAGGGAGCGGAAGGCGGGACTATAGCGCCGACGGAGATCCCGTTCTCTCTCAAGCCCGGAGAAAAGACAGAGCGGATGATCACCGTCCAGCACGGCAGCCCGATACGCCTGGGCGCTTACCTGAAGGGCGAGAGCTTTGTTCCATCGGGCATCCCGATGAAATAA
- a CDS encoding YceH family protein: MQLTAIEVRVLGALIEKEITTPEYYPLSLNALLAACNQKSSRDPVMTLEEADVRTALRSLEDAELVSVDHGSRVQRYEHRARTVFQLRRDETALLALLLLRGPQTPGELRSRADRMHSFDGLDAVVSALSRMCAPTEQRAEPIAVLLARQPGSKEQRYAHTLGDPAELAVAAATTAAVPVEASGGASLAGRVSQLEAEVADLKAAVQRLVEQLGG; encoded by the coding sequence ATGCAACTCACTGCCATTGAAGTCCGCGTCCTGGGCGCACTGATCGAGAAGGAAATCACCACGCCGGAATACTATCCGCTCTCGCTGAATGCGTTGCTTGCCGCCTGCAACCAGAAGAGTTCGCGCGATCCGGTGATGACGCTGGAAGAAGCAGATGTCCGCACTGCGCTGCGATCACTGGAGGATGCGGAGCTGGTTTCAGTCGACCACGGCAGCCGCGTGCAGCGCTATGAACACCGCGCACGCACCGTCTTTCAACTGCGCCGCGATGAGACCGCGTTGCTCGCATTGCTGCTGTTGCGCGGTCCGCAGACACCCGGCGAATTGCGCAGCCGGGCCGACCGGATGCACAGCTTTGACGGGCTGGATGCAGTCGTCTCCGCGCTCAGCCGTATGTGCGCACCGACGGAGCAGCGTGCGGAGCCGATTGCGGTTCTGCTGGCGCGCCAGCCGGGATCGAAAGAGCAGCGTTATGCCCACACGCTGGGCGACCCGGCCGAGCTTGCGGTGGCTGCCGCGACCACTGCTGCCGTGCCGGTGGAAGCGTCCGGAGGCGCGTCCCTGGCGGGTCGGGTGAGCCAGTTGGAGGCGGAAGTTGCCGACTTGAAAGCCGCAGTGCAGCGGCTGGTGGAGCAGCTTGGTGGGTAG
- a CDS encoding PEGA domain-containing protein, with product MKPLVALPLAGVLALGHSAFAQSVAAPIATTPQAATTAQAVTTAPPEVPRAAVPNTLMDGTSVSLRIAETISSADAHVGQMVPFEVTEDVIVQGITVIPKGSPAIANVTAAESKKRMGRGGKLDVVIDSVRLADGSKVQLSATKNTSGGGHVGAMTGAMVATSIVFFPAAPLFLFMHGKDITIPKGTPITAFVKGDTKLDMARLAPKPVTPTDATAATLIPAAATLNTASLQIESSVPGADIEIDGAFAGNTPSTLAVAPGQHTIAVKKKGYTDWTRTMNVSGSAVHLKVDLETAK from the coding sequence ATGAAACCTCTTGTTGCACTGCCTCTAGCAGGCGTTCTTGCGCTTGGTCACTCTGCTTTCGCCCAGTCCGTGGCGGCTCCAATAGCCACCACCCCACAGGCCGCCACCACCGCACAGGCCGTCACCACCGCTCCCCCAGAGGTCCCGCGCGCAGCCGTTCCGAACACCCTTATGGACGGCACTTCCGTCTCTCTGCGCATCGCTGAGACGATCTCCTCAGCCGATGCGCATGTGGGACAGATGGTGCCCTTCGAAGTGACGGAAGACGTCATCGTGCAGGGCATCACCGTCATTCCAAAGGGAAGCCCGGCGATCGCGAATGTCACCGCAGCCGAGTCAAAGAAGCGCATGGGCCGCGGCGGCAAACTCGACGTCGTCATCGACAGCGTCCGCCTCGCCGACGGCAGCAAGGTTCAACTCAGCGCCACCAAGAACACCAGCGGCGGCGGACACGTGGGAGCCATGACCGGCGCCATGGTCGCCACCAGCATCGTCTTCTTCCCCGCCGCACCACTCTTCCTCTTCATGCACGGAAAAGACATCACCATCCCCAAGGGCACACCCATCACCGCCTTCGTAAAGGGCGACACCAAACTCGACATGGCCCGCCTGGCGCCAAAGCCTGTAACACCGACAGACGCAACAGCAGCCACCCTTATACCCGCAGCCGCAACACTCAACACAGCCAGCCTGCAGATCGAAAGCAGCGTTCCCGGAGCTGATATCGAGATCGACGGAGCCTTCGCCGGCAACACCCCATCCACACTCGCCGTAGCGCCCGGACAACACACGATCGCAGTCAAGAAAAAGGGCTACACCGACTGGACGCGGACCATGAACGTCAGCGGGAGTGCGGTTCACTTGAAGGTGGATTTGGAGACGGCAAAGTGA
- a CDS encoding putative bifunctional diguanylate cyclase/phosphodiesterase — MPHNSVATRRTLTALLILSLVPLLYFAPSLLTRAFSSSYLPHGVCYMWDRQLLGFSVSADAVIFLSYVAIASMLTWIAYRNRREIPFGGMFAAFGAFIVACGLTHLMDIIVLWHPYYWLAVDIKIITAVASAITACLLPPLAPALRSMVKAAAISKKAQAEREQAHAFTRSIIDSSSFSIIVTDRNGTIVSANPASERMLWYTTAELTSNQNIASLIPQQEITARAAELTDDLGQATPPDARALMARAGMGLIDEGDWTFVRKDGSTIPIRLTVSAHSGVSGVEGYIFTAFDITERLRSQEYLRHVATHDALTGLPTRVLFRDRLDVALGRARRYQQAVAVIMIDLDNFKRINDSMGHQAGDEVLVTVAQRLRDAVRVTDTVARMGGDEFVVILSDLREPKVGGQLAQNLLDCLAVPIVVNQQEIVVTASMGICTDTVNADAVSILKNADLALYRSKTNGKNQVYWYTENMKHATIEKLQLETNLRLAIERDELTLHYQPQFSLKTGACTGMEALLRWERKGHGVIMPSEFIPLAEETGLIVPIGNWVLHRACLEAVHLFQQLGKNLTVAVNISPRQFLDKSLLRNIEMALRNSGLAPGSLELEITENILMHDEESLVLLERVRDLGVRVSIDDFGTGFSSMAYITRFSIDRLKIDQSFVRNATTDAGNGAVITAIIAMAHGLGVEVLAEGVETAEQLGFLLQHGCDAAQGYHFSPPVVASEMIQHFSPRKFPTA; from the coding sequence ATGCCGCATAACTCCGTTGCCACAAGGAGAACTCTCACAGCGCTGCTGATACTGTCTCTGGTTCCGCTGCTGTATTTCGCCCCATCGCTCCTGACCCGCGCCTTCTCATCCAGCTATCTTCCCCATGGCGTCTGCTACATGTGGGACAGGCAATTGCTCGGCTTCAGTGTCTCGGCCGATGCCGTCATCTTTCTCTCGTATGTTGCCATCGCATCGATGCTGACATGGATCGCCTACCGCAACCGCCGGGAGATTCCCTTCGGCGGAATGTTTGCTGCATTCGGTGCTTTCATCGTCGCCTGCGGCCTGACGCACCTGATGGACATCATCGTCCTGTGGCATCCGTACTACTGGCTCGCCGTAGACATCAAGATCATTACGGCCGTTGCCTCTGCCATCACAGCCTGCCTGCTGCCTCCGTTGGCGCCAGCCCTTCGCAGCATGGTGAAGGCAGCCGCCATCTCGAAGAAGGCGCAGGCCGAACGGGAACAGGCGCATGCCTTCACCCGCTCCATCATTGACAGCTCCTCCTTCAGCATCATCGTGACCGATCGCAACGGAACCATCGTCTCCGCGAATCCGGCCTCCGAGCGCATGCTCTGGTACACCACGGCTGAGCTTACGTCGAACCAGAACATTGCATCGCTCATTCCCCAGCAGGAGATCACTGCACGCGCAGCCGAACTCACCGACGACCTGGGGCAGGCCACTCCGCCGGATGCCAGGGCACTGATGGCACGCGCAGGCATGGGCCTTATCGATGAAGGCGACTGGACCTTCGTCCGCAAGGATGGATCCACCATCCCCATCCGGCTCACGGTGTCAGCTCACTCCGGTGTCAGTGGCGTTGAGGGTTATATCTTCACTGCCTTCGACATCACGGAGCGGCTGCGCAGCCAGGAATACCTTCGCCACGTCGCCACGCATGATGCACTGACCGGTCTGCCCACGCGTGTGCTCTTCCGCGATCGGCTTGATGTTGCACTGGGCCGCGCTCGCCGCTATCAGCAGGCCGTCGCCGTCATCATGATTGACCTCGACAACTTCAAACGGATCAACGACTCCATGGGTCACCAGGCCGGTGATGAGGTCCTGGTCACCGTAGCCCAGCGGCTCCGCGACGCCGTGCGTGTGACCGACACCGTCGCACGCATGGGCGGCGACGAATTCGTCGTCATCCTCAGCGATCTTCGCGAACCGAAGGTCGGCGGCCAGCTTGCACAGAACCTGCTCGACTGCCTCGCCGTTCCCATCGTCGTCAACCAGCAGGAGATCGTCGTCACGGCCAGCATGGGCATTTGTACCGACACCGTAAATGCCGACGCCGTCTCCATTCTCAAGAACGCGGACCTCGCACTCTATCGCTCCAAGACCAATGGCAAGAACCAGGTCTACTGGTACACGGAAAACATGAAGCATGCGACCATCGAAAAGTTGCAGCTGGAAACCAACCTGCGGCTGGCGATCGAGCGTGACGAACTTACTCTGCACTACCAGCCGCAATTCTCACTCAAGACCGGCGCATGCACCGGCATGGAAGCACTCCTGCGCTGGGAGCGCAAAGGCCATGGCGTCATCATGCCAAGCGAGTTCATACCGCTGGCCGAAGAGACAGGACTGATCGTCCCCATCGGCAACTGGGTATTGCACCGAGCCTGCCTGGAAGCCGTTCACCTCTTTCAGCAACTCGGGAAGAACCTGACCGTCGCGGTCAATATCTCGCCGCGACAGTTTCTCGATAAGAGCCTCTTACGGAATATTGAGATGGCACTTAGAAACAGCGGCCTGGCGCCCGGCTCCCTCGAGTTGGAAATTACAGAAAACATCCTGATGCATGACGAAGAATCTCTTGTGCTGCTGGAACGCGTACGCGACCTCGGCGTGCGCGTCTCCATCGACGACTTCGGCACAGGCTTCTCCTCCATGGCCTACATCACACGCTTCTCCATCGATCGGCTCAAGATCGATCAGTCCTTTGTTCGCAACGCCACCACCGACGCCGGCAACGGAGCCGTCATCACCGCAATCATCGCCATGGCACACGGCCTTGGCGTGGAAGTGCTGGCCGAAGGCGTCGAGACCGCGGAGCAACTCGGCTTCCTGCTGCAGCATGGCTGCGACGCAGCACAGGGCTACCACTTCTCCCCACCGGTCGTAGCGTCAGAGATGATCCAGCACTTCAGCCCACGCAAATTTCCAACCGCCTGA
- a CDS encoding glutathione peroxidase codes for MATDLYSIPVTKIDGSDASLGDYRGKVLLVVNVASKCGLTPQYDALEKTYARFHDAGFEVLGFPANDFGAQEPGSNEEIAQFCRGTFGASFPMYSKIPVTGPSKHPLYAALTEAIPESTGEGKAGFIEGLIRFGAKPNPEPEILWNFEKFLIGRDGKPVARFSPDTLPDAPQVTSAIEAELDKK; via the coding sequence ATGGCAACCGATCTCTATAGCATTCCCGTCACGAAAATCGATGGCAGCGACGCCTCGCTCGGCGACTATCGCGGCAAGGTTCTCCTGGTCGTCAACGTAGCCAGCAAGTGCGGCCTGACACCGCAGTACGACGCGCTGGAGAAGACCTACGCTCGCTTTCACGATGCAGGCTTTGAGGTGCTGGGCTTCCCGGCGAACGACTTCGGCGCACAGGAGCCCGGATCCAACGAAGAGATTGCCCAGTTCTGCCGCGGCACCTTCGGCGCCAGCTTCCCCATGTACTCGAAGATCCCGGTAACCGGCCCGTCCAAGCACCCGCTCTATGCCGCGTTGACTGAGGCCATTCCGGAGTCCACTGGCGAAGGCAAAGCAGGCTTCATCGAGGGCCTGATCCGCTTCGGCGCGAAGCCGAATCCGGAACCGGAGATCCTGTGGAACTTTGAAAAGTTCCTGATCGGCCGCGACGGCAAGCCCGTAGCCCGCTTCTCGCCTGACACCCTGCCCGATGCACCACAGGTCACAAGCGCGATCGAAGCGGAACTAGACAAGAAGTAA